From the genome of Sulfitobacter sp. DSM 110093, one region includes:
- a CDS encoding VCBS repeat-containing protein, which yields MRAVGAALLALIATSAAAETITAARYIHPTGRYAHGILGDALEWGGVQISLADGSARRFNLPRDHVFEDIAPRLVDVTGDGAPEVVVVETDMNRGAALAIYGPDGKITETPHIGQSNRWLAPIGAADLDGDGAVEIAYVDRPHLARVLRVWRFANDGFSEMAHMPGLTNHRIGESFISGGLRDCGAGPEMVLADADWQRVVGVILKGGQLVPRDIGPFEGAESFATALACE from the coding sequence ATGCGGGCGGTCGGCGCGGCACTGCTGGCGCTGATCGCAACAAGTGCGGCGGCGGAGACGATCACCGCCGCGCGCTATATCCACCCGACCGGGCGCTACGCCCATGGCATTCTGGGCGATGCGCTGGAATGGGGTGGGGTGCAGATTTCCTTGGCAGACGGAAGCGCGCGACGCTTCAATCTGCCCCGTGACCATGTTTTCGAAGATATCGCCCCGCGGCTGGTCGACGTGACCGGCGATGGCGCGCCCGAGGTTGTAGTCGTCGAGACCGACATGAATCGTGGAGCGGCGCTCGCGATCTACGGCCCTGATGGGAAGATCACCGAAACTCCGCATATCGGTCAAAGCAACCGTTGGTTGGCACCCATAGGCGCAGCCGATCTCGACGGTGACGGTGCCGTTGAGATTGCCTATGTCGACCGGCCCCATCTGGCGCGGGTGCTGCGGGTCTGGCGTTTTGCCAATGACGGTTTCAGCGAAATGGCCCACATGCCGGGGCTGACCAATCATCGAATCGGAGAGTCCTTCATCTCGGGCGGCCTGCGCGACTGCGGTGCCGGGCCGGAAATGGTGCTGGCGGATGCCGATTGGCAGCGCGTGGTGGGCGTCATCCTGAAAGGTGGGCAGCTTGTGCCGCGCGACATCGGCCCTTTTGAGGGGGCCGAAAGCTTTGCCACGGCACTTGCCTGTGAGTGA
- the xseA gene encoding exodeoxyribonuclease VII large subunit, giving the protein MDLFDDPAPGVNSPEFTVTELSGAIKRVIEGEFAHVRIRGEVGRVSRPRSGHVYLDLKDDRSVISGVIWKGVTARLETEPEEGMEVIATGRITTFGGQSKYQIVIEDIKPAGMGALMALLEKRKAALAAEGLFAPERKRPLPYLPEIIGVVTSPSGAVIRDILHRLRDRFPRKVLIWPVAVQGAKCAPEVVRAIEGFNRLTPGGALPRPELLIVARGGGSVEDLWGFNEESVARAAAASEIPLISAVGHETDTTLIDFVSDKRAPTPTAAAELAVPVRHELAAWLEGQGARMRQALSQGLTRRGQRMRDLARALPRADTLLEGPRQRLDRGGEKLAPALIAGVQGRRVKLADMSGALRPGTLRRQLEADRQRLAQLSARLDPAWQRNLAGQRERLGTRIDRFHPEVLQRQILRRRERLLDRTQTFRPEVLLRDLSRQDQRLKEVLARLARAGRADQDRRRRQIDAMGRTLGTLGYRETLARGFAVVRGDGDVVTSAEAAKNAAHLEIEFADGRLAVKGEG; this is encoded by the coding sequence ATGGATCTGTTCGACGACCCCGCCCCCGGTGTAAACAGCCCCGAATTCACGGTGACCGAGCTTTCGGGCGCGATTAAACGGGTGATTGAGGGTGAGTTTGCCCATGTCCGGATTCGCGGTGAGGTGGGGCGCGTCAGCCGTCCGCGCTCGGGGCATGTTTATCTTGATCTGAAGGACGACCGCTCGGTGATCTCGGGCGTGATCTGGAAAGGTGTGACCGCACGGCTTGAGACCGAGCCGGAAGAGGGGATGGAGGTGATCGCTACAGGGCGCATCACCACCTTTGGCGGGCAGTCGAAATATCAGATCGTCATTGAAGATATCAAACCGGCGGGCATGGGCGCGCTGATGGCGCTCTTGGAGAAACGCAAGGCGGCGCTGGCGGCGGAGGGGCTTTTTGCCCCCGAGCGCAAACGCCCGCTGCCCTATCTGCCTGAGATCATCGGCGTGGTGACCTCGCCCTCGGGGGCCGTGATCCGCGACATTCTGCACCGGCTGCGCGACCGGTTCCCGCGCAAGGTGCTGATCTGGCCGGTTGCCGTACAGGGCGCAAAATGCGCGCCCGAGGTGGTGCGCGCCATTGAAGGGTTCAACCGGCTGACCCCCGGTGGCGCATTGCCCCGGCCCGAGCTGCTGATCGTGGCCCGGGGTGGGGGATCGGTCGAAGACCTTTGGGGTTTTAACGAGGAAAGCGTCGCACGCGCGGCGGCGGCTTCGGAGATCCCGCTGATCTCTGCCGTGGGGCATGAGACCGACACGACGCTGATCGATTTCGTTTCAGACAAACGCGCGCCGACGCCGACCGCAGCGGCGGAATTGGCGGTGCCCGTGCGGCATGAACTGGCGGCATGGCTGGAGGGGCAAGGTGCAAGGATGCGTCAGGCGTTGAGCCAAGGGCTGACACGGCGCGGACAGCGGATGCGGGATCTGGCGCGGGCCTTGCCGCGGGCGGACACGCTGTTGGAAGGGCCGCGCCAGCGCCTTGATCGCGGAGGGGAGAAGCTTGCCCCCGCGCTGATCGCAGGCGTCCAAGGCCGTCGTGTGAAGCTGGCCGATATGTCCGGTGCCCTGCGTCCCGGCACCCTGCGTCGCCAGTTGGAGGCTGATCGTCAGCGGCTGGCCCAGCTTTCGGCAAGGCTTGACCCCGCATGGCAACGCAACCTGGCAGGGCAGCGTGAACGGCTCGGGACAAGGATCGACCGGTTTCACCCCGAGGTGCTCCAGCGGCAAATCCTGCGTCGTCGTGAACGGTTGTTGGACCGCACGCAAACCTTCCGCCCAGAGGTGTTGCTCCGCGATCTTTCCCGCCAAGACCAGAGATTGAAGGAGGTGCTCGCCCGGCTGGCGCGCGCAGGCCGCGCCGATCAAGACCGCCGTCGCCGCCAGATCGACGCGATGGGCCGGACGCTCGGCACGCTTGGCTACCGCGAAACGCTCGCCCGTGGTTTCGCCGTGGTGCGTGGCGATGGCGATGTGGTGACAAGTGCGGAAGCTGCCAAGAACGCGGCACATCTGGAAATCGAATTCGCCGACGGTCGGCTGGCGGTCAAAGGCGAGGGCTAA
- the purD gene encoding phosphoribosylamine--glycine ligase, translating into MNILILGSGGREHSLAWAVMQNPKCDKLIVAPGNAGIAAIAQCAKLDIMDGAAVVAFCEGNNIDFVIIGPEAPLAAGVGDDLRAAGFDVFGPSKAAAALEASKAFTKEICDACNAPTAAYGHFTDAASARAYVEKQGAPIVIKADGLAAGKGVIIAMTDAEALAAVDEMFDGAFGDAGTEVVIEEFMEGEEASFFVLCDGETVLPIGTAQDHKRVGDGDSGPNTGGMGAYSPAPVLSDEIAERALDEIIRPCMAEMAKRGMPYQGVLYAGLMIKDGQPRLVEYNVRFGDPECQVLMMRLGAQAFDLMQATAKGTLNDIQVHWAEDHALTVVMAADGYPGDYQKGSEIKGLKSLPEDSANMVFHAGTVAQDGAILANGGRVLNVTARGATLAEAQERAYAMVDGIDWPEGFCRRDIGWRALS; encoded by the coding sequence ATGAATATCCTGATCCTCGGCAGCGGTGGCCGCGAACATTCACTCGCTTGGGCGGTGATGCAGAACCCCAAATGTGACAAGCTGATCGTCGCGCCGGGCAATGCGGGCATCGCGGCCATCGCGCAATGCGCCAAGCTGGATATCATGGATGGTGCTGCGGTGGTGGCCTTCTGCGAGGGCAACAACATCGATTTCGTCATCATCGGCCCCGAAGCGCCCTTGGCCGCGGGTGTGGGTGACGATCTGCGCGCGGCTGGCTTTGATGTGTTCGGCCCCTCCAAAGCGGCGGCGGCGCTGGAAGCCTCCAAAGCCTTTACCAAGGAAATCTGCGACGCCTGCAATGCGCCCACGGCGGCCTATGGCCATTTCACCGACGCCGCCAGCGCCCGCGCCTATGTGGAAAAGCAAGGTGCGCCGATTGTCATCAAGGCCGACGGTCTGGCAGCGGGCAAGGGCGTCATCATCGCCATGACCGACGCCGAAGCCCTGGCCGCCGTGGATGAGATGTTCGACGGTGCCTTTGGCGATGCGGGCACGGAAGTCGTGATCGAAGAGTTCATGGAGGGCGAAGAGGCGTCCTTCTTCGTGCTCTGCGACGGGGAGACCGTGCTGCCCATCGGCACGGCCCAAGACCACAAGCGCGTCGGCGATGGCGACAGCGGCCCAAATACTGGCGGCATGGGGGCCTATTCCCCCGCCCCGGTGCTGAGTGACGAGATCGCCGAACGGGCACTGGATGAGATCATCCGACCCTGTATGGCCGAGATGGCCAAGCGCGGGATGCCGTATCAAGGCGTGCTCTACGCCGGGTTGATGATCAAAGACGGCCAGCCGCGTCTGGTGGAATATAACGTGCGCTTTGGCGACCCGGAATGCCAAGTGCTGATGATGCGCCTTGGCGCGCAGGCTTTTGATCTGATGCAGGCAACCGCCAAGGGCACGCTGAACGATATTCAGGTACACTGGGCCGAAGACCACGCGCTGACCGTGGTGATGGCGGCGGATGGCTACCCCGGCGATTATCAAAAAGGCAGTGAGATTAAGGGCTTGAAATCCTTACCCGAAGACAGCGCGAATATGGTGTTCCACGCGGGCACGGTGGCACAGGATGGGGCAATCTTGGCCAACGGCGGGCGCGTGCTGAACGTCACCGCGCGGGGCGCCACGCTGGCCGAGGCGCAAGAGCGTGCCTATGCGATGGTTGACGGAATCGATTGGCCCGAAGGGTTTTGCCGCCGTGACATCGGCTGGCGCGCGCTGAGCTAA
- a CDS encoding 2Fe-2S iron-sulfur cluster-binding protein — protein sequence MAKITYVEHSGTEHVVEVANGLTVMEGARDNNIPGIEADCGGACACSTCHVYVDPAWAEKLTPMDDMEEDMLDFAFEPDPARSRLTCQIKVTDALDGLRVQMPEKQI from the coding sequence ATGGCCAAAATCACCTATGTCGAACACTCCGGCACCGAACATGTGGTCGAGGTGGCCAATGGTCTCACGGTCATGGAAGGCGCGCGGGACAATAACATTCCCGGCATCGAAGCCGACTGTGGCGGGGCCTGCGCTTGTTCCACCTGCCATGTCTATGTTGACCCGGCTTGGGCAGAGAAACTGACCCCGATGGACGACATGGAAGAAGACATGCTCGACTTCGCGTTCGAGCCTGACCCCGCGCGCTCGCGGCTGACCTGCCAGATCAAGGTCACCGATGCGCTGGACGGTCTGCGTGTGCAGATGCCCGAAAAGCAAATCTGA